In Micrococcales bacterium, the following proteins share a genomic window:
- a CDS encoding threonylcarbamoyl-AMP synthase, whose translation MARFFDVHPVNPQQRLVNQVVQMIQQDALIAYPTDSGYALGARLGNVAGVDRIREIRHLDDRHDFTLVCHDFAQMSQFVVVSNRVFRLIKAHTPGSYTFILPATREVPRRFMNPKKRTVGVRIPPTPVAQALVDTLGEPLLSSTLLLPGEDHPMSDGWEVKERLDHVLDAVIDGECGTEPTTVVDLSGPDPVIRRVGAGDPAPFTED comes from the coding sequence GTGGCCCGATTCTTCGACGTGCACCCGGTGAACCCGCAGCAGCGCCTCGTCAACCAGGTGGTGCAGATGATCCAGCAGGACGCCCTCATCGCCTACCCCACCGACTCCGGTTACGCACTCGGGGCCCGCCTGGGCAACGTGGCCGGGGTCGACCGCATCCGGGAGATCCGCCACCTGGACGACCGCCACGACTTCACACTCGTGTGTCACGACTTCGCCCAGATGAGCCAGTTCGTGGTCGTCAGCAACAGGGTGTTCCGCCTCATCAAGGCACACACCCCGGGCAGTTACACGTTCATCCTGCCCGCCACGCGGGAGGTTCCGCGGCGGTTCATGAACCCGAAGAAGCGCACGGTCGGCGTGCGCATCCCGCCCACCCCGGTCGCGCAGGCGCTGGTCGACACGCTCGGCGAACCGCTGCTGTCGAGCACCCTACTGCTGCCCGGCGAGGATCACCCCATGTCCGACGGCTGGGAGGTCAAGGAGCGCCTCGACCACGTGCTCGACGCGGTGATCGACGGTGAGTGCGGCACGGAACCCACCACCGTGGTCGACCTGTCCGGCCCCGATCCGGTCATCCGGCGCGTGGGGGCGGGCGATCCGGCGCCGTTCACCGAGGACTAG
- a CDS encoding GGDEF domain-containing protein: MGRTVAHWPRLVADRPAAPYVALSSLLLIFSVWSALFSLLPLSQLLHLYVVLAALFFLAMVLWVWFGAPRIPGGWGLDTAVIVAGIVAVSATAYAGSPENQVVLGLSLFVFGTYSAYYRPPARFAVSLTVLLVAYGAILVTSTVLHPLYYVVIATLTVAVTTTISVLVAQLRQQAFTDDLTGVLNRRGLATLAAYVDAEMRRTEMPVAVALIDVNGFKDYNDRYGHLAGDEVLVSLAHALRTQLRATDVVARFGGDEFAVILPGTDERQAKDVLSRVDHGQAEPTWSFGIAPWPQSQTLTQALTEADAHLYAVKRAR, from the coding sequence ATGGGGCGGACAGTCGCGCACTGGCCGAGGCTTGTGGCCGACCGGCCGGCGGCACCGTACGTCGCCCTGAGTTCGCTGCTCCTGATCTTCAGCGTGTGGTCCGCATTGTTCTCGCTGTTGCCTCTCTCGCAGCTATTGCACCTGTACGTCGTGCTGGCGGCGCTGTTCTTCCTGGCGATGGTCCTGTGGGTGTGGTTCGGCGCGCCCCGCATCCCTGGCGGTTGGGGGCTGGACACCGCGGTGATCGTCGCCGGCATCGTGGCGGTGTCGGCCACGGCGTACGCAGGCTCCCCGGAGAACCAGGTGGTACTTGGCCTGAGTCTGTTCGTCTTCGGCACCTACTCGGCCTATTACCGCCCCCCGGCGCGCTTCGCGGTCTCCCTGACTGTGCTGCTGGTGGCCTATGGCGCCATCCTTGTGACCTCCACCGTTCTCCACCCGCTCTACTACGTGGTCATCGCCACCCTCACCGTCGCGGTGACCACCACGATCTCGGTGCTGGTCGCCCAGTTGCGCCAGCAGGCGTTCACCGACGATCTGACCGGGGTGCTCAACCGGCGCGGGCTGGCGACACTGGCCGCCTACGTGGACGCCGAGATGCGCCGCACGGAGATGCCGGTGGCTGTGGCTCTCATCGACGTCAACGGTTTCAAGGACTACAACGACCGATACGGGCACCTGGCCGGAGACGAGGTGCTGGTCTCCCTGGCACACGCGCTGCGCACGCAACTGCGCGCAACGGACGTCGTCGCGCGGTTCGGCGGCGACGAGTTCGCCGTCATCCTGCCCGGCACCGACGAGAGACAGGCCAAAGATGTGCTGTCCCGTGTGGACCACGGACAGGCCGAGCCGACCTGGAGTTTCGGGATCGCGCCCTGGCCGCAGTCGCAGACACTGACGCAAGCCCTGACCGAGGCCGACGCCCACTTGTACGCCGTCAAGCGGGCGCGCTGA
- a CDS encoding PadR family transcriptional regulator — protein sequence MTTDRPKGRGRHRHHGGWGPAGPWGPPPRQRRDRGDVRLAILLLLDEQPRHGYEIITELADRSEGRWRPSPGSIYPVLKRLAKEGLVQPSQDEGRRTFSLTPAGKTLVEQQREAWGEPWARDTDSEDDSTSKLWAEGKQLGAAVWQVSQLDDPAQIDAACEVLADARKKIYRMLAE from the coding sequence ATGACAACCGATCGCCCCAAGGGCCGCGGCCGTCACCGCCACCACGGCGGATGGGGGCCGGCGGGTCCCTGGGGGCCCCCGCCCCGCCAGCGCCGCGACCGCGGCGACGTTCGGCTGGCGATCCTGTTGCTGCTCGACGAGCAGCCGCGGCACGGCTACGAGATCATCACCGAACTGGCCGACCGCTCCGAGGGCCGCTGGCGCCCGTCGCCGGGGTCCATCTACCCGGTGCTCAAGCGCTTGGCCAAAGAGGGCCTCGTGCAGCCATCACAGGACGAGGGCCGGCGGACGTTCAGCCTGACCCCCGCTGGCAAGACACTGGTGGAGCAGCAACGCGAAGCCTGGGGTGAGCCCTGGGCGCGCGACACCGACAGCGAGGACGACAGCACCTCGAAGCTGTGGGCCGAGGGCAAACAGCTCGGCGCCGCGGTCTGGCAGGTCAGTCAACTCGACGACCCGGCCCAGATCGACGCGGCGTGCGAGGTGCTGGCTGACGCCCGCAAGAAGATCTACCGGATGCTGGCGGAGTAG
- a CDS encoding PhzF family phenazine biosynthesis protein, with product MQRRFQQVDVFSTELLGNPVAVVLEAEGLTSEQMQGLARWTNLSETAFVLAPTVPGADYRVRIFTPAQELPFAGHPTLGTCHAWARGSAATEAVQECGAGLVPLRRTADGWAFAAPPLVRSGPVGPADLDIITGILGIGRQDLVDAQWVDNGPGWVAVLLPNVDSLMALRPGFLQGHFVGAAALHNPGGPADLEVRAFFDVGGKTVEDPVTGSLNASLAPWLTGAGHLAYPYVAEQGTVIGRRGFVHLDQDEAGTVWVGGATVTRVSGVLDLAAYPTESS from the coding sequence ATGCAACGACGCTTCCAACAGGTGGATGTGTTCTCCACGGAACTGCTCGGCAATCCGGTGGCGGTTGTGCTGGAGGCCGAGGGATTGACCAGCGAGCAGATGCAGGGCCTGGCGCGCTGGACCAACCTGTCGGAGACGGCCTTCGTGCTCGCGCCGACGGTGCCGGGCGCGGATTACCGCGTCAGGATCTTCACTCCCGCGCAGGAACTGCCCTTCGCGGGGCATCCGACGCTGGGCACGTGCCACGCGTGGGCGCGTGGGTCCGCAGCGACCGAAGCTGTCCAGGAGTGCGGCGCGGGTCTGGTGCCGCTACGGCGCACCGCCGACGGCTGGGCTTTCGCGGCGCCCCCGCTGGTCCGCAGTGGGCCTGTCGGGCCGGCGGATCTGGACATCATCACCGGGATCCTCGGCATCGGCCGTCAGGATCTCGTCGACGCCCAGTGGGTCGACAACGGCCCGGGCTGGGTGGCGGTCCTGCTGCCGAACGTCGACTCCCTGATGGCACTGCGGCCAGGCTTCCTGCAGGGCCACTTCGTCGGTGCCGCAGCACTGCACAACCCCGGCGGCCCGGCGGATCTGGAGGTGCGTGCCTTCTTCGACGTCGGCGGGAAGACAGTCGAGGATCCGGTCACCGGCAGCCTCAACGCCTCACTGGCGCCCTGGCTGACCGGCGCCGGCCACCTCGCGTACCCCTACGTCGCCGAGCAAGGGACGGTCATCGGGCGGCGCGGGTTCGTCCATCTCGACCAGGACGAGGCCGGCACCGTGTGGGTGGGCGGCGCGACCGTCACCCGCGTCAGCGGCGTGCTCGACCTGGCAGCCTACCCCACTGAGTCGTCGTAG
- a CDS encoding HAMP domain-containing histidine kinase — MRALRGSTRVRILGWVLIPVLLVLVISWVAAWTLLLQRVDDRVDTELRGEVSELRLLAEEGIDPRTGQPFGDVRSLLEQHIQRSIPDVNETMFVMVDGEVETRSGDNPPVRLDLDPALVDQVRDVQDVTLGDLETSAGDVRWVAVPVDANGQRGVFVVGIFADLEGADVAQVMGRFAAIGIGAFALAALLGWFVAGRLLAPLRDMRRTAQEISETDLSGRIPVDDGDGDDIADLARTFNDMLDRLGEAFAAQRAFIDDAGHELRTPLTIVQGHLELLEEDPEQRAATVALVLDELARMNRIVHDLQTLTKASQPGFVRLGSVELGGLLDELLVKANALGERRWELAVTQNVTVMIDRQRITQAMLQLADNAVRHTNPGDVIRIGARLVDQDVEFFVADSGPGIPVQEREAVTQRFSRGSEANPDLEGAGLGLALVTAIAGAHHGLLVIGDSDLGGADMRMVLPARRTTLAQVRR; from the coding sequence ATGCGAGCTTTGCGTGGTTCGACCCGGGTTCGCATCCTGGGCTGGGTGCTGATCCCGGTGCTGCTGGTCCTTGTCATCTCCTGGGTGGCAGCGTGGACCCTCCTGCTGCAACGTGTCGACGACCGTGTCGACACCGAGTTGCGCGGGGAGGTGTCCGAGTTGCGGCTACTGGCTGAGGAGGGCATCGACCCGCGCACCGGGCAGCCCTTCGGCGACGTGCGCTCACTTCTCGAACAACACATCCAGCGCAGCATCCCCGACGTGAACGAGACGATGTTCGTCATGGTCGACGGCGAGGTTGAGACCCGCAGCGGCGACAACCCGCCGGTGCGACTCGACCTCGATCCGGCGCTGGTCGACCAGGTCCGCGACGTGCAGGACGTGACACTCGGGGACCTCGAGACCAGCGCCGGGGATGTCCGCTGGGTGGCCGTGCCCGTCGACGCGAACGGTCAACGTGGCGTTTTCGTCGTCGGCATCTTCGCCGATCTCGAAGGCGCCGACGTCGCGCAGGTCATGGGCCGCTTCGCCGCCATCGGCATCGGGGCGTTCGCGCTGGCCGCCCTGTTGGGGTGGTTCGTCGCCGGCCGCCTGCTCGCCCCGCTGCGCGACATGCGCCGCACCGCACAGGAGATCAGCGAGACCGACCTCTCCGGGCGCATCCCCGTCGACGACGGCGACGGCGACGACATCGCCGACCTCGCCCGGACCTTCAACGACATGCTCGACCGGCTCGGCGAGGCCTTCGCCGCGCAGCGTGCCTTCATCGACGACGCCGGTCACGAGTTGCGCACCCCGCTGACGATCGTGCAGGGCCACCTGGAACTGCTCGAGGAGGACCCGGAACAACGCGCGGCCACGGTCGCCCTGGTCCTCGACGAGTTGGCCCGGATGAACAGGATCGTGCACGACCTGCAGACACTGACAAAAGCGAGTCAGCCCGGCTTCGTCCGCCTGGGATCCGTGGAGCTCGGCGGCCTTCTCGACGAGCTGCTCGTGAAGGCCAACGCCCTCGGCGAGCGCCGCTGGGAACTGGCAGTCACCCAGAACGTGACCGTCATGATCGACCGACAGCGCATCACGCAGGCGATGCTCCAGTTGGCCGACAACGCAGTTCGCCACACGAACCCCGGCGACGTCATCCGCATCGGCGCCCGTCTGGTGGACCAGGACGTCGAGTTCTTCGTCGCCGACAGCGGCCCCGGCATCCCGGTGCAGGAGCGGGAGGCGGTGACCCAGCGGTTCAGCCGCGGCTCGGAGGCGAACCCCGACCTGGAGGGCGCAGGCCTGGGGCTGGCCCTGGTCACCGCCATCGCAGGCGCACATCACGGACTGCTGGTCATCGGGGACAGCGATCTCGGCGGCGCTGACATGCGCATGGTTCTGCCGGCACGGCGCACGACGCTTGCGCAGGTGCGCCGATGA
- a CDS encoding DedA family protein, giving the protein MLFASLNPPDEQAGLIGFVLATIDRLGEIGVGALILLESLVPPIPSEVVLPAAGALVYFGDLSGPWTLFWATLGSVLGALVLYGAGRAFGEDRTRRVMLAVPLIDADDVDRADAWFAKHGEKAVLVGRLIPGVRSLVSLPAGAAGMPVGRFTALTTIGSLIWNGLLIGSGWLLGTQYHVIEAHIDLANNVIYALIGASIAVFITRRVYRRSR; this is encoded by the coding sequence GTGCTCTTCGCCTCTTTGAACCCGCCGGACGAGCAGGCCGGGCTCATCGGATTCGTGTTGGCCACCATCGACCGGCTCGGTGAGATCGGGGTCGGCGCGCTGATCCTGCTGGAGTCCCTGGTCCCACCGATTCCCAGCGAGGTGGTCCTGCCGGCCGCGGGGGCCTTGGTCTACTTCGGGGACCTCTCCGGGCCGTGGACGCTCTTCTGGGCGACGCTGGGCTCGGTCCTGGGGGCCTTGGTCCTCTATGGCGCGGGGCGGGCGTTCGGCGAGGACCGGACCCGCCGCGTGATGCTCGCCGTCCCCCTCATCGACGCCGACGACGTGGACCGAGCCGATGCCTGGTTCGCCAAGCATGGGGAGAAGGCCGTACTCGTCGGGCGGCTGATCCCCGGCGTCCGCAGTCTCGTGTCACTGCCCGCGGGTGCCGCGGGCATGCCGGTGGGCCGCTTCACCGCGCTCACCACCATCGGGTCGTTGATCTGGAACGGACTGCTGATCGGCAGTGGGTGGCTGCTGGGCACCCAGTACCACGTGATTGAGGCCCACATCGACCTCGCGAACAACGTCATCTACGCACTGATCGGGGCATCGATCGCAGTGTTCATCACGCGGCGGGTCTATCGGCGCAGTCGATGA
- a CDS encoding C40 family peptidase, translating to MAFSPATYIRLTTVAAAGAAVAFGTLPAEATPAPAPAPTQHVITPAQKRAEAVRAKRAAARERANRARASLVRVALNQKGDRYVAGASGPNSFDCSGFTMWVYRTATGKQLPHYSGAQMHRAKRVGRKHLKPGDLMFFGPGGSQHVSMYIGRGKMIHATNPRSGVRVDSINMGYYRARYAGAGRIING from the coding sequence ATGGCGTTTTCGCCTGCCACGTACATCCGCCTGACCACCGTCGCTGCCGCCGGCGCCGCCGTCGCGTTCGGGACGTTGCCCGCAGAGGCAACTCCGGCCCCGGCACCGGCCCCCACCCAGCACGTCATCACCCCCGCCCAGAAGCGAGCAGAGGCGGTGCGGGCCAAGCGCGCTGCCGCCCGCGAGCGCGCCAACCGGGCCCGCGCCTCCCTGGTGCGCGTCGCTTTGAACCAGAAGGGCGACCGATATGTCGCCGGCGCGTCGGGCCCCAACTCGTTCGACTGCTCCGGTTTCACCATGTGGGTGTACCGCACGGCCACGGGCAAGCAGTTGCCGCACTACTCCGGGGCCCAGATGCACCGGGCCAAGCGGGTCGGACGCAAGCACCTCAAGCCTGGGGACCTGATGTTCTTCGGCCCCGGCGGCTCGCAGCACGTGTCGATGTACATCGGCAGGGGCAAGATGATCCACGCCACCAACCCCCGCAGCGGCGTGCGCGTGGACAGCATCAACATGGGCTACTACCGGGCCCGGTACGCCGGCGCCGGTCGCATCATCAACGGCTGA
- a CDS encoding FAD-dependent monooxygenase, giving the protein MDVAVIGGGVGGLATALALHRIGVAATIFEQATRLEPAGAGIGLWPGALRSLREIGAADWFWDLPVCPFRWARTATADGRTVTGFDVSAITGGLGYVVRRSDLQSALLHALPPVRTGMRLESLTQDPSGVDLKFADGTTERAAVVIGADGLRSVVREALLGPAAPRYSGQTAYRGLAPLAVADPGMMQETQAAGWRGAVHPLDSEHVYWWVARPAPPGVRGTPEQHKRTVLRGVADWSGGLPQAVRATPADAILCNDLYDRDPVPRWSAGRVTLLGDAAHPTTPNLGLGGCMAIEDALVLARALAANTAHGPAFAQYEFERHARTARVVRMSRLMGRTGALTNRAAVAAWHVANAVTPSRVAAGMLAREVTYDPGPLRR; this is encoded by the coding sequence GTGGACGTGGCGGTCATCGGCGGCGGAGTCGGCGGTCTGGCGACGGCCCTCGCGCTGCACCGCATCGGCGTGGCGGCCACGATATTCGAGCAGGCGACCCGACTCGAGCCCGCCGGGGCCGGCATCGGTCTTTGGCCGGGTGCGCTGCGCTCGCTGCGCGAGATCGGCGCGGCCGACTGGTTCTGGGACCTCCCGGTGTGCCCGTTCCGATGGGCCAGGACGGCTACAGCCGACGGGCGCACGGTGACCGGTTTCGACGTCAGCGCGATCACCGGTGGACTCGGCTACGTGGTCCGGCGCAGCGATCTGCAGTCAGCACTGCTCCACGCGCTGCCCCCGGTGCGCACCGGCATGCGACTCGAGTCGCTGACCCAGGATCCGTCGGGCGTGGACCTGAAGTTCGCCGATGGGACCACTGAACGAGCCGCGGTCGTGATCGGTGCCGATGGCCTGCGGTCCGTGGTCCGGGAGGCCCTGCTGGGTCCCGCCGCACCCCGGTACAGCGGGCAGACCGCTTACCGCGGGCTTGCGCCGTTGGCGGTGGCGGACCCCGGCATGATGCAGGAGACCCAGGCGGCAGGGTGGCGGGGAGCGGTCCACCCGCTGGACTCCGAGCATGTCTACTGGTGGGTCGCCCGCCCCGCGCCGCCCGGGGTGCGCGGGACTCCCGAGCAGCACAAGCGCACCGTCCTGCGGGGAGTCGCGGACTGGTCGGGCGGCCTGCCGCAGGCAGTCAGGGCCACCCCGGCTGACGCGATCCTGTGCAACGACCTGTACGACCGCGACCCGGTGCCCCGATGGTCGGCCGGCCGGGTCACGCTGCTCGGCGACGCGGCGCACCCGACCACGCCCAATCTGGGCCTCGGGGGATGCATGGCGATCGAGGATGCACTGGTCCTCGCGCGGGCTCTCGCCGCGAACACCGCCCACGGCCCGGCCTTCGCGCAGTACGAGTTCGAGCGGCATGCCCGCACTGCCCGCGTGGTGCGCATGTCCCGGCTCATGGGTCGCACCGGGGCACTGACCAACCGTGCCGCGGTGGCTGCTTGGCACGTGGCCAACGCTGTGACCCCGTCTCGCGTCGCCGCGGGCATGCTGGCTCGTGAAGTGACCTACGATCCCGGTCCATTGCGCCGTTGA
- a CDS encoding response regulator transcription factor: protein MTHILLAEDSPRIASFVTKGLRANGFTVTHTGDGIEALHLAQSGDFDLLILDIGLPGQDGFEVLRTLRGSGSRLPVLILTARDSVQDTVTGLDSGADDYMAKPFSFDELLARVRRRIRSAPEPGESVLSSGDVHLDLKTRRVTAEGVEHELTAREFAMLEMFLRHPGQVLAREQLLNSVWGYDYDPGSNVVDVYVRYLRKKIGNDAIQTVRGMGYRLG from the coding sequence ATGACCCACATCCTGCTCGCCGAGGACTCCCCCCGGATCGCCTCGTTCGTGACCAAGGGCTTGCGCGCGAACGGTTTCACGGTGACGCACACCGGCGACGGGATCGAGGCCCTGCACCTGGCCCAGTCCGGCGACTTCGACCTGCTCATCCTGGACATCGGCCTGCCCGGGCAGGACGGCTTCGAGGTGCTGCGCACCCTGCGCGGATCCGGCAGTCGGCTGCCGGTGCTCATCCTCACCGCGCGTGACTCCGTGCAGGACACCGTGACCGGCCTCGACAGCGGCGCAGACGACTACATGGCCAAGCCGTTCTCGTTCGACGAACTGCTTGCCCGGGTCCGCCGGCGCATCCGCAGCGCCCCGGAGCCAGGCGAATCGGTCCTGTCCAGCGGCGACGTGCACCTGGACCTGAAGACCCGGCGGGTCACCGCCGAGGGCGTCGAGCACGAGTTGACGGCGCGGGAGTTCGCGATGCTGGAGATGTTCCTGCGCCACCCGGGGCAGGTCCTGGCGCGCGAGCAGTTGCTGAACAGCGTCTGGGGCTATGACTACGACCCCGGCAGCAATGTGGTGGACGTCTACGTGCGCTACCTGCGCAAGAAGATCGGCAACGACGCCATCCAGACGGTACGGGGCATGGGCTACCGCCTGGGGTAG
- a CDS encoding elongation factor G-like protein EF-G2: MRGIVASVPQVGPLLIRNVVVVGDSGSGKTTLVEAALLATGVLTRPGRVEDGNTVTDYDPVEMRQQRSINLALAPTTFDDLKINFIDTPGYADFVGDLRAGLRAADAALFVVSAAEGLTAATRMLWRECAAVGLARAVILTKLDHQRASFEDSVAQLQEALGDGVLPLYLPAYDADGHTITGLVGLLSQEVADYSSGQRQKQPADDAAMARLQEPRGTLIETIVTESEDEELLEAWVGGENLGIDTVIADMEKAVVRGEFYPLIPINPVTGMGILEVLELVAKGFPSPVEHREVDATTPDGKPLRALKCDPDGPLLAEVIKTTSEPYVGKLSLVRVFSGTLRPDAPVHVSGHFAAGSTHEDHDLDERIGSLSSPLGKNQRMVPTCGAGDLCAVAKLSRAETGDTLSDVDTPMLLEPWQVPQPLLPVAIEARTKSDEDKLAKALTRLLAEDPSLVLESKEDTGQQVLWCLGEAHLDVVLDRLANMYGVAVDSVPLRVSLRETFAGKAEGRGRNVKQSGGHGQFGVCDIEIEPLPQGTGFEFVDKVVGGAVPRQYIPSVEKGVRAQMAKGVAAGYPVTDIRVTLVGGKAHSVDSSDMAFQTAGSLALKDAATKAHVDLLEPVAEITVTVPDDYVGAVMTDLSIRRGRLTGTDSAGTGFSIVTAEVPEIELTRYVVDLRSMTHGTGHFARRPVGYQPMPRAQAEKVKQGAQ, encoded by the coding sequence ATGCGAGGTATCGTGGCATCCGTCCCGCAAGTAGGCCCGCTCCTGATCCGCAACGTCGTCGTAGTGGGCGACTCCGGTTCTGGGAAGACCACCCTCGTCGAGGCGGCTCTTCTCGCCACCGGCGTGCTCACCCGGCCGGGAAGGGTCGAGGATGGCAACACGGTCACGGACTACGACCCCGTGGAGATGCGCCAGCAGCGCTCCATCAACCTCGCGCTCGCGCCGACTACCTTCGACGACCTGAAGATCAACTTCATCGACACCCCCGGATACGCGGACTTCGTCGGGGATCTGCGCGCCGGCTTGCGCGCGGCCGACGCCGCACTGTTCGTCGTGTCCGCAGCCGAAGGCCTGACCGCCGCCACCCGCATGCTGTGGCGCGAGTGCGCCGCGGTCGGCTTGGCACGCGCGGTGATCCTCACCAAACTCGACCACCAGCGCGCCTCGTTCGAGGATTCGGTGGCCCAGCTCCAGGAGGCGCTCGGCGACGGCGTCCTGCCGCTCTACCTGCCGGCCTACGACGCCGACGGCCACACGATCACTGGCCTCGTCGGCCTCCTCTCCCAGGAGGTCGCTGACTACTCCTCCGGGCAGCGCCAGAAGCAGCCGGCCGACGACGCCGCGATGGCCCGCCTGCAGGAGCCGCGCGGGACGCTCATCGAGACGATCGTCACAGAGAGCGAGGACGAGGAGTTGCTCGAGGCGTGGGTCGGTGGCGAGAACCTCGGGATCGACACGGTCATCGCGGACATGGAGAAGGCGGTGGTGCGCGGCGAGTTCTACCCGCTCATCCCCATCAACCCGGTGACCGGCATGGGCATCCTTGAAGTACTGGAACTGGTCGCGAAGGGTTTCCCCTCCCCCGTGGAACACCGTGAGGTGGACGCCACCACCCCGGACGGCAAGCCGCTGCGCGCCCTGAAGTGCGACCCCGACGGCCCGCTGCTGGCCGAGGTCATCAAGACGACTTCTGAGCCTTACGTCGGCAAGCTGTCGCTGGTCCGGGTGTTCTCGGGGACGTTGCGCCCGGATGCCCCGGTGCACGTCTCCGGCCACTTCGCGGCCGGCAGTACCCACGAGGACCACGATCTGGACGAGCGCATCGGCTCGCTGTCGTCACCGCTGGGGAAGAACCAGCGCATGGTGCCGACGTGTGGCGCTGGTGACCTGTGTGCGGTGGCCAAACTCAGCCGTGCGGAGACCGGCGACACCCTGTCGGATGTGGACACGCCCATGCTTCTCGAGCCGTGGCAGGTGCCGCAGCCGTTGCTGCCCGTGGCCATCGAGGCCCGCACGAAGTCCGACGAGGACAAACTGGCCAAGGCCCTGACGCGATTGCTCGCCGAGGATCCGAGCCTGGTGCTCGAGTCCAAGGAGGACACCGGCCAGCAGGTGTTGTGGTGCTTGGGAGAGGCCCACCTCGACGTCGTGCTGGACCGCCTGGCCAACATGTACGGGGTCGCCGTGGACAGTGTCCCGCTGCGGGTCTCGCTGCGGGAGACGTTCGCGGGCAAGGCCGAGGGGCGCGGCCGCAACGTCAAGCAGTCCGGCGGGCACGGTCAGTTCGGCGTCTGCGACATCGAGATCGAACCGCTGCCGCAGGGCACCGGCTTCGAGTTCGTCGACAAGGTCGTCGGCGGGGCCGTGCCCCGGCAGTACATCCCCTCGGTGGAGAAGGGTGTGCGCGCGCAGATGGCCAAGGGCGTGGCCGCGGGGTACCCGGTGACCGACATCCGGGTCACCCTGGTCGGCGGCAAGGCCCACAGCGTCGACTCCTCCGACATGGCGTTCCAGACCGCAGGATCGCTGGCCCTCAAGGACGCGGCCACGAAGGCCCATGTCGACCTGTTGGAGCCGGTCGCTGAGATCACGGTGACCGTCCCGGACGACTACGTGGGAGCTGTCATGACCGACCTGTCCATCCGCCGGGGGCGGCTGACCGGGACCGACTCGGCGGGGACCGGCTTCTCGATCGTCACCGCCGAGGTCCCGGAGATCGAACTCACGCGCTACGTCGTGGATCTGCGGTCGATGACCCACGGCACCGGCCATTTCGCGCGCAGACCCGTCGGGTACCAGCCCATGCCGCGTGCGCAGGCCGAGAAGGTCAAGCAGGGAGCGCAGTAG
- a CDS encoding MarR family transcriptional regulator produces the protein METDSVGRVLREWAAVRPDLDVSAVGVIARMARIRAIVEAQQAQLFGTAGITPADFPVLVSLRRRQRPFRMTHTQLANELGLTPGTVTSRVDHLVALGVVHREIDLDDARIRWVVLTDAGLGLVEDLIPRHLEVEEDLLAGISDSRRQRLANDLAALLADLENRYR, from the coding sequence GTGGAAACCGACTCGGTGGGGCGCGTTCTGCGGGAGTGGGCCGCGGTCCGCCCGGACCTCGACGTCAGTGCTGTGGGTGTCATCGCCCGGATGGCGCGCATCCGAGCCATCGTGGAGGCCCAACAGGCCCAACTGTTCGGCACTGCGGGTATCACGCCTGCGGACTTCCCCGTACTGGTGTCCTTGCGTCGCCGGCAGCGGCCTTTTCGGATGACACACACGCAGTTGGCGAACGAACTCGGTCTGACGCCCGGAACGGTCACGTCCCGCGTGGACCATCTCGTCGCACTGGGAGTGGTCCACCGGGAGATCGACCTCGACGACGCGCGGATCCGCTGGGTGGTGCTGACCGATGCTGGGCTGGGCCTGGTGGAGGACCTGATCCCCCGTCACCTCGAGGTGGAGGAGGACCTACTGGCCGGGATCAGCGACTCGCGCAGGCAGCGGCTCGCCAACGATCTGGCGGCGCTGCTGGCGGATCTGGAGAACCGTTACCGGTAG